The DNA segment CCTCTCCTGCTCGGAACTCTGGGTGAGATTTACACAGAACGGGCCGGCATCATCAACCTCGGGATCGAAGGCATGATGTCAGTAGGAGCAGTGAGCGGTTTCTGGATGGCCGCCCGCACTGGAAGCCCGTGGATGGGGCTTCTGGCTGCACTGTTAGCAGGAGCGCTGCTGGCTCTGCTGCACGCAATCTCCACAGTCTGGCTGCGCTCAAATCAGATTGTTTCAGGCCTGGCTCTGACTATGCTGGGGCTTGGATTTTCCGGTCTGTTCGGGAAGACCCTGATCGGGACAACTTTGACATCAAGATTCCAGTCTATAAAACTACCGCTGCTTTCGGAAATTCCTCTTCTGGGAGGCTCACTCTTTTCGCAGGATCCAGTTTTTTATCTGTCGCTGCTGATCTGGCTGCTGGTCTTTCTGCATTACCGGCACACCAGACAGGGACTGCGGCTGAAAGCCATCGGCGATAACCCGCTGGCAGCGGAAACCATGTGCGTTCCGGTCAACTGCTACAAGCTGCTGGCAGTTGTCTTCGGAGGAGCGATGGCCGGCCTGGCAGGCGGGTATCTCTCCCTGGTTTATATCCCGGCCTGGATCGAGGGAATGACTGGAGGCCGCGGTTTCATCGTGATTGCACTCACGATCAGCTCAGCCTGGAATCCCGCACGTGCTGCTCCGATGGCTTATCTCTTCAGCGCTGTCTATGTCCTGCAGTATTCATTCCTGCAGAATTATCTGTCCCCGCATTTCCTGCTGATGCTGCCGTATCTGGCTACCCTGGCCATACTGACAGGCTCCGGAAAATCGGGCAGATTTTCAGCGCCAGTCACGCTTGGCATGCCGTATTACAGGAATTCGAAGTAGTCCATTTTCTCAATTTCAGACTGTTTAGTTTCATTTTGAGACTATTTTCGGAAGTAGATTCTGAAACTCCTGAAACTGCGCCTCCCTTCTCCTGGCATGACGGTTGCTTTTATCACTGATAAATTCAAATCTGGAGTCATCATGCAGGACGAAGAATTCTATCAGGCTTACTTGACCCTTTTGTTGCTCATCTTCGTGATTTTCAGGTTCATTGACCTGGCAATGCTCCTGGCTGCACTGTGAAGCTCGAATTCAATGACTGCATCCTGGCCGCCTGGGCCGCGCACTTTCGCCCAGGCCTCTGGGAATTGATCGATGAGAATGGCGATTACAAGGAGCTGTTCATCATCCATTTGCTGCGCAACATCCACCAATCGGCTGAAGTGCTGTATGTCAACGCAGAATTCAATCTCGGATTCCACTGGAATTATCTGCGTTCAGGAGACGGCCCGATATTTTTCAACCACAATCACGGAAAGGCAGTGCTGAGCGTTTGCGAGCTGTTTTTAAAAAACGATCTTGCTCAGATAGTGGTGATAGATTCCGCGTTTTCTCTGCTTTTTCCGGATGATGGAGACAGAGTGGCATTTTTCCGCAGACTCTCGGCCCTGGCAGCAGAGCATTCCACCTGGGTGATTGTCGTGAATTACAAGTTCAAACAGGGTTCATACTTTGATGATGAAATCATGGGTTTTCTCGAAGTCAGGCTGTTTCTGTCAGGCATCCACTTTAGCGGGGAAGATCTGCTGGTCGCTGAAACGCTTAAAAACTCAAGTTTTTCTTATCCGCATCTGCATCTGTTGAATTGTGGACATTCTATGGACATCAGGGGGCTTGATGCCTTTTGAAACCGCTTTTTTTTACAGTTTCTGCGGGCTGGCTCTGGGAATCAATCTGAGCCTCTGGCAGGGTTTGTTCGGATTTTCAAAACATATTTTTGAATTGATCGGCCTCAACACTTTGATCCTGGTGATTTTTTCCAGGAACAGGAACTTCAGTTTTCTGCTGCCCTTGACAGTTTTTCTGCTGGCTTTACTAGTAGGATTGAACAGATCGGAAATCAGCATTGAATGTGAATCGATTGCGTGCAGGAAATTTGTCGCAGAGGAGTGCAGGTTTCAAGCCTTTGCGTTAAGCTTTCCCTCAGAGATCAATCCAGGTCAGTCCAGCTTTACCGTGTTGCTCAAGCGAGAAGGTCATTTATTGCCTTCAATCACCAAAGTTGTCTGTTCACTCAGGCCTTTTCCGTTTCCCGGGCAGATCCTTAACGGAACCTGTAAAGCTTCTGTCGGCGAGTTGCTGATGCATCCATTTTCCTCTCCCGGGAGCCTGTATCGCGGATTGACCGAAAAACGCAGATTCACTCTGAAAAAAGTTGTTTCCAAAGATACAAGGGTTTCTATTTATTTCAGAAAACTCATTTTTGCTTCAGAAGTCTATTTAGGCGGATTTGGAAGCGATTTTTTCAAGAGTGCGATTTTGGGGATTGTACAGCCGAATTCCATTCTTTATGGATATTTCCGCGATCTGGGATTGATGGCTTACCTTGCGATCTCTGGTTTCAATTTCAGCATTCTGCTGGGAGCTTTGACTCTGCTCAACAATGGCCGGAAAAAAATGCTCCTGACCATGATTTTACCGTCCCTGATTTATCTGATACTGGTGGGAACTCCACCGGCAGCTGTCAGATCATTCATCATGATGGTGATTTTCCTGAAAACAGAATCACTCGGTGCTGAAAAAAAATCGGTCAGCACTCTGATCGCATCGGGCTGGCTGCAATTACTGCTTTTCCCTGGGGATGCTTTCAGCGTGGGATTTTACCTCAGCTATCTGGCCATGTTCAGCCTGGTATCTGTCAGGAGCGAAATCGGAGTCAGGGCATTTATCCTGACCAGTTCCAGAATGCAGTTCCAAATTCTACCGGTCAGCGTCATGATTTTCCGCGAATTGCATCCCATCGCTTTCATCAGCAATCTCTTTTTTTTCCCCCTGCTTACGATCGGAACGTTCACAGGATATCTGTTGTTTCAAGCCTTGCTGCTGCCGGAATTTATTTGCAGATTAATTTTTCAACTGTTCCATCTGGAGATGGCAATATTGGAGCCGCTGCTTCACTGGTTCGTTAAAATTTCAGCTGGATTTGATTCAGGTTTGACTCCTGTTCTTGCGGCAGTGGCGGTCCTCTCCTTTGCAGCATACAAATCAGGATTTACCATCGAATCCAGACTGGGGCTTGCGCTGGCGGTTTTTTTGTTTTTTCTGCCCGAGCTTCAGAGCTGCCAGAGCATTGTTTATGAGCTGAATGGAAAAACATCAGGAAAGACATGGATGGCATTGTCCTATGGCAGTGCCGATATATCAGGAGCAGTTCCGCTGTTTACACGTTCACTTGGCAGAAAGATCGAAAAATTTTTCCGGAATCCTACAATTCATCGCGGGAAAATCATCGTTTCCGGATTCAACGGACAGCGGATCCCGGTGGCAGTATTGAACTGCATCCTCGCCGATGGAGGGCAGGTGGAAGTAAGCCTGATCAAGGTCAGTTCGAAATGACAGGGAAGGATTCTGGGTTTGACAATTAAATTTCCCGGTGATAAATTTGTGAATTATATCACAAACATGTACTGCAGGCTTGAGAAAATTTCGACATTGAGGATGTCATGAGGAAAAACGATTCCTGGAAAGAAAATTTCTCGCCCGAAGTTATTAAAAGGCTGAATCTGTATCTGCGGCATTTGCGTGAGCTGGAAAGCAAGGGTGTCAGACTGGTCTCTTCCATGGAAATGTCCGAATTTTCCGGAGTCTCTCCGGTGCTTTTCCGCAAAGACCTTTCCTATTTTGGGGAATTTGGAAAAAGGGGCGTTGGTTATAACCTTCTGCATCTTAAAGAAAAACTGGAACAGATTCTTGGTTTCAGCGGCGATACGGAGATTGCACTGGTCGGCATCGGAAAGCTCGGCAGCGCGCTCCTGGATTACCCGGGATTTTCCGGTTACAACTTGAAAATAACTGCTGCCTTTGACAGCGATCCTGCCAAAATCGGCCGGACTGTTTCAGGAATCAGGGTGGCAGACATAACCGGATTACAGAAAACTATTTCTCTGCAGAAAATCAAACTCGGCATTATCTGTGTCCCATCAGTGCATGCCCAGACTGTGGCCGAGAAACTCGTTGTCTCTGGCATCAAGGCAATCCTGAACTTTGCCCCTGTCAAGTTGAAACTGCCCGCTGATGTCTTTGTATCCAGCGTGGACATGGCTGTGGAATTGAGAAGTCTTTTGTATTTTATTGACAACCAGAACCAGGATGAAATCCGGGAAATTGAAGAATGAGCGGGAAAATCGGATAAAATTCCATCAGAATAAACCAAGGAGGATTTAATGGACAGAAGCAAGATCTTCAAGAAGTACGAACCTCATCCGGAGAATCTTCTCCACATCCTGCATGACCTGCAGAATGAGTCGGGGAAGAATTTCATTGCCGACGAGGACATCGTGGAAGTAAGCAGATACCTCAATCTTCCGGCAAACAAAGTCGAGGCCACGCTGAGCTTTTATACCATGTTCAGCCGCAGAAAGCGCGGAAAGCATATCATCAGACTCTGCGAATCCCCTTCCTGCTACATGGCAGGTGGAGAAGACCTGCTTTCTCACCTTGAGCAGAAACTTAAAGTGAAAAAAGGGGAGACTACCAAGGACGGAAATTTCACGCTTGAAGCGTCGGCCTGTCTTGGAGTCTGCGATCTCGCTCCTGCGATGATGGTGGACAACGATGTCCACGGTAACCTGACTGTGGAAAAAGTAGATGAGATCATCAATGCTATCGGGAGGAAAAAATGAGCAATTTCCGCATGCACCTGCTGGCCAACTGTGGGGTCATCAACCCGGAAGATATTGAATCCTACCGCGGTGCCAAGGGCTATCAAGCTCTGAAGAAAGCTCTCACCGAGATGAAGCCGGCTGCGGTGATAGATGAAGTGAAGAATTCAGGATTGCGCGGCCGCGGCGGCGCGGGTTTCCCCACAGGGCTGAAATGGAGCTTCACAGCCCCGCTGCAGGGGGAAAAATTTCTCGTCTGCAATGCTGATGAAGGCGAGCCGGGCACATTCAAAGATCGGCCCCTGATGGAAGGTGACCCTCATAAGATCGTGGAAGGAATGATCATTGCCGGTTATGCATTTGGCGTACAGAAAGGTTACATCTATATCCGCGGAGAATACCGGCTGTCGTATCTGCGCATAGTTCACGCGATTGATGAAGCCCGGTGTATTGGATTTCTCGGAAAAAACATTTTGGGCAGCGGTTTTGATTTTGAAATAGAGGTCAGAAAAGGAGCTGGAGCTTATGTCTGCGGTGATGAAACCGCACTTATCAGCTCTTTGGAAGGCTATCGCGGTTATCCGCGCCTGAAACCGCCTTTCCCGGGTGTCAAGGGCCTCTGGCAGAAACCCACTGTCGTTAACAACGTGGAAACTCTCGCCAATGTTCCCCTGATCATTTTAAATGGAGCCAAATGGTTCCGCGGTTTCGGCACTGAGAAATCACCAGGGACCAAGTTGTTCACGATCAGCGGTGACGTGAAAAATCCGGGGGTGTATGAAGCCGAACTGGGCGTTACTCTGCGGGAACTGCTGGAATCAGCAGCCAGCGGGATGAAATCTTCCAAAGCGGTTTTCAAAACAGCGCTTGTGGGAGGAGCGGCCGGCTGCTTCATGGGAACCGAAATGCTGGACATAAAGCTAGATTATGATAATCTTGCCGCCCAGAATGCTACTCTCGGCTCCGGAGCTGTAATGATTTTCTCCAGCAAACACGATATGCGGAAAGTGCTTAAGAATATACTAATGTTCTTTGAACATGAGTCATGCGGGCAATGTTCTCCCTGCCGGATCGGATGCAAGATGCTCAATGTGCTGCTGGATAGATGCATGGCCGGGGATCAGCCGGAAACCAATCTGGAAAAGATGCTGGCGCTATCCAAAAACATGAAGGACAGCTCACTCTGTGCCCTCGGCCAGTCTCCTATAATGCCGCTCATGTCCGCATATAAATATTTTGCTGCTGAATTGATTAAATGAGGAGGATTTAAGATGAAAGAAGTCATGATAAAGATCAATGACCAGGAGTTGAAGGTGCTGGAAGGCACTTCGATCCTAGATGCAGCCAGGAAACTGGGTATCGATATTCCTACGCTCTGCCACCATGAAGATTTACCGGCAAGCGGCAGATGCGGTATCTGCCTGGTGGAAGTGGAAAAATCTCCGACCTTCAAGAGAGCCTGCTGCACGGAGGTGACCGGGGGCATGGTGATCAGGACCAACACCAGCAAATTGCGGGAAGCGAGGAAGATGGCGATCGAACTGATCCTGGCCGATCACCCTGACGACTGCCTGCACTGCGTGCGCAACCGCACATGCGAACTGCAGAAATTGACCGAGAAACTGGGAATACGCAGCAACAGGTTTCCTTCGGTGAATAAAGGCATTGAGAGCATTGACAAGGAAGGTTATATTATCCGTGACCCTCAGAAATGCATACTTTGCGGCCGCTGCATCGAGGCCTGCAACAACATCCAGGCCGTCCATGCCATTGAAATCATGAACCGCGGATTCGATTCACAGGTCAGCACCACCTTCGGCAAGCCTTTGGCAGACACATCCTGCATCTATTGCGGGCAGTGCGTCACCGTCTGCCCGGTGGGTGCCATCCACGAAAAAGAGGAATTTGAACTTGTGATGGAGGCGATCAGTGATCCGGAAAAGTATGTGGTGGTGCAGGAAGCGCCTGCAGTACGCGTGGCGATCGGCGAGGAATTTGGATTTGCACCGGGCTATATCGGTTCCGGTAAAATGCACGCAGCCCTGAAACGACTCGGTTTCGACAGGGTTTTTGATACGAATTTCACGGCAGACCTGACAATCCTTGAGGAAGGAACAGAAGTCGTGAACAGCCTGAAGCACGCCATTACTTCCGGCGACATGAGCCGCGTGCCGATTATCACATCCTGTTCCCCAGGCTGGATCAAGTTCGTAGAGACTTTCTACCCCGAATTGACCCCTCATCTTTCTACAGCCAAATCCCCTCAGCAGATGTTCGGGACCCTGGTGAAAACCTATTTCGCAGAAAAGGAAAAAATTGATCCCAAGAAGATAGTTTCAGTGTCAATCATGCCTTGCACAGCCAAGAAATTCGAGGCCAGAAGGCCTGAGATGAATGCCTCTGGCTATCAGGATGTGGACTATGTAATCACCACCAGGGAATTCGCCCGCATGCTCCGCGAAGCGGGCATTGATTTTGCGGCCATGCCTGAAGAGATGCCTGACCAGCTGATGGGAGCATACACAGGTGCAGCCACGATCTTCGGCGCTACTGGTGGCGTGATGGAAGCCGCTCTCAGAACCGCCTATCTGCTTCTGACAGGAACTGAGCTTGAAAATGTGGACCTGGAGATGTGCCGCGGTATGGAAGGCGTGAAAGAGGCTGTGATTCCAATTCCTGTCAAGGATGTCGGCACAGTAAGCTTCAAGGTGGCTATTGCTCACGGGCTTGCCAATGCCAGGAAGCTGCTGGACAGGATCTCGGCAGAGATCAAGAATGACGGTAAGAGCAGCTACCACCTGGTGGAAATAATGGCATGCCCCGGTGGCTGCGTGGGCGGAGGCGGGCAGCCTTACGGCTCCACGATCGCAATCAAGGCGCGTCGCGGACAGGGCCTGTATCAGGAAGACCGTAACCTGCCGAAGAGAAAATCCCACCAGAATCCGGCTGTGGCGCAGATTTACAAGGATTTCCTGGGCGAACCGAATTCGCACAAGGCTCACGAGCTTCTGCATACCCATTATTTCGAGAGAGACAAGATCACCGGCAAGGTGGTGCGCCAGACCACTGGCCTTGATCATGGCGGACATGGAAACGACAAAGGGAAAAAGGAAAAGAAATAGTTTTAGTTGATTGAAGTTCAGACAAAGAACAAAAGGGGCTGCCACGAGGGAGCCCCTTTTGCCTTGACAAATAGGTATGAAACACTAAAATGGGGAGGCTCTAGCAAGGCCCCCTAAGAGCCTCTAACAAAATTCTTTTGTAAGAGGCTCTAAGAATTGAAGGTGCTGAAATGGACAATTTCATTCCTGAAGACAAGATTTTCCAAGAACTTGAAGACGCCAAAAGCAAACCGGCTCATGCCATTCTTGAAGTCATCCTCAAGGCTGGTGCGGGAAAAGGTCTATCGCCGTCCGAAACTGCGATTTTGATAAATTCCGGAATAGAGTTCGACGAGCGGATATTTACTGCAGCCAGATCA comes from the Candidatus Wallbacteria bacterium genome and includes:
- the nuoE gene encoding NADH-quinone oxidoreductase subunit NuoE is translated as MDRSKIFKKYEPHPENLLHILHDLQNESGKNFIADEDIVEVSRYLNLPANKVEATLSFYTMFSRRKRGKHIIRLCESPSCYMAGGEDLLSHLEQKLKVKKGETTKDGNFTLEASACLGVCDLAPAMMVDNDVHGNLTVEKVDEIINAIGRKK
- a CDS encoding NADH-dependent [FeFe] hydrogenase, group A6 produces the protein MKEVMIKINDQELKVLEGTSILDAARKLGIDIPTLCHHEDLPASGRCGICLVEVEKSPTFKRACCTEVTGGMVIRTNTSKLREARKMAIELILADHPDDCLHCVRNRTCELQKLTEKLGIRSNRFPSVNKGIESIDKEGYIIRDPQKCILCGRCIEACNNIQAVHAIEIMNRGFDSQVSTTFGKPLADTSCIYCGQCVTVCPVGAIHEKEEFELVMEAISDPEKYVVVQEAPAVRVAIGEEFGFAPGYIGSGKMHAALKRLGFDRVFDTNFTADLTILEEGTEVVNSLKHAITSGDMSRVPIITSCSPGWIKFVETFYPELTPHLSTAKSPQQMFGTLVKTYFAEKEKIDPKKIVSVSIMPCTAKKFEARRPEMNASGYQDVDYVITTREFARMLREAGIDFAAMPEEMPDQLMGAYTGAATIFGATGGVMEAALRTAYLLLTGTELENVDLEMCRGMEGVKEAVIPIPVKDVGTVSFKVAIAHGLANARKLLDRISAEIKNDGKSSYHLVEIMACPGGCVGGGGQPYGSTIAIKARRGQGLYQEDRNLPKRKSHQNPAVAQIYKDFLGEPNSHKAHELLHTHYFERDKITGKVVRQTTGLDHGGHGNDKGKKEKK
- a CDS encoding redox-sensing transcriptional repressor Rex; amino-acid sequence: MRKNDSWKENFSPEVIKRLNLYLRHLRELESKGVRLVSSMEMSEFSGVSPVLFRKDLSYFGEFGKRGVGYNLLHLKEKLEQILGFSGDTEIALVGIGKLGSALLDYPGFSGYNLKITAAFDSDPAKIGRTVSGIRVADITGLQKTISLQKIKLGIICVPSVHAQTVAEKLVVSGIKAILNFAPVKLKLPADVFVSSVDMAVELRSLLYFIDNQNQDEIREIEE
- a CDS encoding ComEC/Rec2 family competence protein, which gives rise to MPFETAFFYSFCGLALGINLSLWQGLFGFSKHIFELIGLNTLILVIFSRNRNFSFLLPLTVFLLALLVGLNRSEISIECESIACRKFVAEECRFQAFALSFPSEINPGQSSFTVLLKREGHLLPSITKVVCSLRPFPFPGQILNGTCKASVGELLMHPFSSPGSLYRGLTEKRRFTLKKVVSKDTRVSIYFRKLIFASEVYLGGFGSDFFKSAILGIVQPNSILYGYFRDLGLMAYLAISGFNFSILLGALTLLNNGRKKMLLTMILPSLIYLILVGTPPAAVRSFIMMVIFLKTESLGAEKKSVSTLIASGWLQLLLFPGDAFSVGFYLSYLAMFSLVSVRSEIGVRAFILTSSRMQFQILPVSVMIFRELHPIAFISNLFFFPLLTIGTFTGYLLFQALLLPEFICRLIFQLFHLEMAILEPLLHWFVKISAGFDSGLTPVLAAVAVLSFAAYKSGFTIESRLGLALAVFLFFLPELQSCQSIVYELNGKTSGKTWMALSYGSADISGAVPLFTRSLGRKIEKFFRNPTIHRGKIIVSGFNGQRIPVAVLNCILADGGQVEVSLIKVSSK
- a CDS encoding ABC transporter permease gives rise to the protein MPGLELAVSILNRALSAGTPLLLGTLGEIYTERAGIINLGIEGMMSVGAVSGFWMAARTGSPWMGLLAALLAGALLALLHAISTVWLRSNQIVSGLALTMLGLGFSGLFGKTLIGTTLTSRFQSIKLPLLSEIPLLGGSLFSQDPVFYLSLLIWLLVFLHYRHTRQGLRLKAIGDNPLAAETMCVPVNCYKLLAVVFGGAMAGLAGGYLSLVYIPAWIEGMTGGRGFIVIALTISSAWNPARAAPMAYLFSAVYVLQYSFLQNYLSPHFLLMLPYLATLAILTGSGKSGRFSAPVTLGMPYYRNSK
- the nuoF gene encoding NADH-quinone oxidoreductase subunit NuoF encodes the protein MSNFRMHLLANCGVINPEDIESYRGAKGYQALKKALTEMKPAAVIDEVKNSGLRGRGGAGFPTGLKWSFTAPLQGEKFLVCNADEGEPGTFKDRPLMEGDPHKIVEGMIIAGYAFGVQKGYIYIRGEYRLSYLRIVHAIDEARCIGFLGKNILGSGFDFEIEVRKGAGAYVCGDETALISSLEGYRGYPRLKPPFPGVKGLWQKPTVVNNVETLANVPLIILNGAKWFRGFGTEKSPGTKLFTISGDVKNPGVYEAELGVTLRELLESAASGMKSSKAVFKTALVGGAAGCFMGTEMLDIKLDYDNLAAQNATLGSGAVMIFSSKHDMRKVLKNILMFFEHESCGQCSPCRIGCKMLNVLLDRCMAGDQPETNLEKMLALSKNMKDSSLCALGQSPIMPLMSAYKYFAAELIK